A window from Cryptomeria japonica chromosome 1, Sugi_1.0, whole genome shotgun sequence encodes these proteins:
- the LOC131858033 gene encoding cullin-1-like, which produces MLEMEELDPLQIAIAKVKQIVEGKIPFGPNEYLEIYYQIYIKFNKVSSRTMQSEYEKALKDHINSTVVPALMEKKDEFLLTEIVKQWEYYKEMVSILSKIVSLRFNRLYSSILSKSEEAARRCFPETVYNEVLYSNVQGTMIVRFNKMREGESVLDGTVLKNVVCMMWDFGLDYYKDFEVSVFENTNIYYSSRTASWICDYSSPDYLVKVLRYLRLEKETIAMHCVHQSSQTKYLEMVENELLCKDECQLLREDSDCHPLLRNDKMDDLSKMFNLFSGIDKGTQLMAKIFRQHVTRHGTSLVKHGGQMVAEALKANNGKEVIASVEDQFVRSVIQLNEKYLQCVEERFMNHCLFKNALMAAFQSFCNQQVAGNNIWELLVTFCDNILTNRNMTYSNVEDALEKVSKIFPCVYDKDMVADFYRKKLADRLLSHRSSNADYEKSMLVKLKFECGRQFTSKLEGMLTDWTLAMKTQSDFEEYLSQNPVHPRSGIEFSVTILTSGFWPSYKSPDSLVLPVEMVRH; this is translated from the coding sequence ATGCTGGAGATGGAGGAATTGGATCCTTTACAAATTGCAATTGCAAAGGTCAAGCAAATCGTTGAAGGGAAAATCCCATTTGGCCCTAATGAATATTTGGAGATTTATTATCAAATCTATATAAAGTTCAACAAAGTGAGTTCGCGGACGATGCAATCTGAATATGAAAAAGCCTTAAAAGATCATATCAATTCAACAGTTGTCCCCGCATTGATGGAGAAAAAAGATGAGTTTCTCTTGACAGAAATTGTAAAGCAATGGGAATATTACAAAGAGATGGTTAGCATTCTATCCAAAATTGTGTCTTTAAGATTCAACCGTTTGTATTCTTCGATCTTATCAAAATCCGAGGAAGCTGCTCGGAGATGCTTCCCTGAAACAGTCTACAATGAAGTTCTGTACAGTAATGTGCAGGGTACTATGATAGTTCGATTTAATAAAATGCGCGAAGGTGAGAGCGTTCTTGATGGGACTGTATTGaaaaatgttgtgtgtatgatgTGGGATTTTGGGTTGGACTACTATAAAGATTTTGAGGTGTCCGTTTTTGAAAATACCAACATTTACTATTCCAGCAGGACTGCTTCATGGATATGCGATTATTCTAGTCCAGATTATTTGGTGAAGGTTCTTAGGTATTTAAGGTTGGAGAAAGAAACAATTGCAATGCATTGTGTGCATCAAAGTAGCCAAACAAAGTATCTTGAAATGGTCGAAAATGAACTTCTTTGCAAGGATGAATGCCAACTTTTGAGGGAAGATTCAGATTGTCATCCATTGTTGAGAAATGACAAGATGGATGATCTTTCAAAGATGTTTAACTTGTTTTCTGGGATAGATAAAGGCACTCAGCTCATGGCCAAAATATTTAGACAGCATGTTACCAGGCATGGTACATCCTTAGTTAAACATGGAGGGCAAATGGTGGCAGAGGCATTAAAGGCAAATAATGGAAAAGAAGTGATTGCAAGTGTAGAAGATCAGTTTGTGAGGAGTGTTATTCAATTGAATGAAAAATACTTGCAATGTGTGGAGGAGAGATTTATGAACCACTGCCTTTTCAAAAATGCACTCATGGCAGCCTTTCAGAGTTTTTGCAATCAACAAGTTGCAGGAAACAATATTTGGGAATTGTTGGTCACATTTTGTGACAATATTTTGACAAATAGAAACATGACATATTCAAATGTTGAAGATGCCCTTGAGAAGGTCTCAAAGATCTTTCCCTGCGTttatgacaaagacatggttgcAGATTTTTATAGGAAGAAGCTCGCAGATAGGCTTTTGTCCCATAGAAGTTCAAATGCTGATTATGAAAAAAGCATGTTAGTTAAGTTGAAGTTTGAGTGTGGAAGACAATTTACATCTAAACTGGAGGGCATGCTTACTGATTGGACATTGGCAATGAAAACCCAATCCGATTTTGAGGAATACCTCAGTCAGAATCCTGTTCATCCACGCTCTGGAATAGAATTCTCTGTGACAATTTTGACATCTGGCTTCTGGCCAAGCTATAAGTCACCTGATTCACTTGTCCTTCCTGTTGAAATGGTGAGACATTAA